The following are from one region of the Zonotrichia albicollis isolate bZonAlb1 chromosome 15, bZonAlb1.hap1, whole genome shotgun sequence genome:
- the CXCL14 gene encoding C-X-C motif chemokine 14, whose amino-acid sequence MKLLTAALLLLFIAMCLASAEGVKCKCSRKGPKIRFSNVRKLEIKPRYPFCVEEMIIVTLWTRVRGEQQHCLNPKRQNTVRLLKWYRVWKEKGRVYEE is encoded by the exons ATGAAGCTcctgacagcagctctgctcctgctcttcaTCGCGATGTGCTTGGCCAGCGCGGAAG GCGTGAAGTGCAAATGCTCAAGAAAAGGTCCTAAAATAAGATTCTCTAATGTACGGAAGCTGGAAATAAAACCGAGGTACCCATTTTGCGTGGAAGAGATGATTAT TGTGACCCTGTGGACACGGGTGAGGGgcgagcagcagcactgcctcaaCCCCAAGCGCCAGAACACCGTGAGGCTGCTCAAGTGGTACCGGGTATGGAAGGAGAAAGGCAG GGTTTATGAAGAATAA
- the NEUROG1 gene encoding neurogenin-1, with product MPAEAPSSGEGAEPGAPRERRRRRGRARARTEALLHTLKRSRRVKANDRERNRMHHLNAALDELRSVLPTFPDDTKLTKIETLRFAYNYIWALSETLRLAEQCLPPPPAFRGAAAPPSPGSDAGSWLSSASPSAPSLCASASGPSSPATSEDCAYAPADSLRGFRGLPAGPGAPLR from the coding sequence ATGCCCGCCGAGGCGCCCAGCAGCGGCGAGGGCGCGGAGCCCGGCGCTCCGCGGGAGCGGCGGAGACGGCGCGGCCGTGCGCGGGCGCGGACCGAGGCGCTGCTGCACACGCTGAAGCGCAGCCGGCGGGTCAAGGCCAACGACCGGGAGCGGAACCGCATGCACCACCTCAACGCCGCCCTGGACGAGCTGCGCAGCGTCCTGCCCACCTTCCCCGACGACACCAAGCTCACCAAGATCGAGACCCTGCGCTTCGCCTACAACTACATCTGGGCCCTGTCCGAGACCCTGCGCCTGGCCGAGCAGTGcctcccgccgccccccgccttCCGCGGCGCCGCCGCGCCCCCCAGCCCCGGCAGCGACGCGGGCTCCTGGCTGTCCAGCGCCTCCCCGTCCGCCCCCTCGCTCTGCGCCTCCGCCTCCGGCCCCAGCAGCCCCGCCACCTCCGAGGACTGCGCGTATGCGCCCGCCGACAGCCTGAGGGGCTTCCGCGGGCTGCCCGCGGGCCCGGGCGCGCCCCTCCGCTAG